A stretch of the Sorangium aterium genome encodes the following:
- a CDS encoding serine/threonine-protein kinase, with protein sequence MPGQLLGRYELLIAIAQGGMGTVWAARERGGAEGDKIVAVKTMLPALSSDPRCKRMFLTESRIAARIKHPNVCAILDQGEQSGVLYFVMEWIDGDALVALLGGSTRKQGSPLPLPVAVRIAIEAARGLHAAHELRDDGGALIGLVHRDVSPHNILITRDGSVKIADFGVAKAMAQVDNPTTNTGHMKGKILFMAPEQVYSEQLDRRSDVFALGIVLYQLTTGTHPFAASHDLATMARIARPEPVDPPGPLVPGYPAALEAAVMRALAKDPAERFATMAELADALEAVSAALGSRPGEVTGYIRNALAARTARRAALIKDALRAAEGRSRGRPPSRLDPRRRARTIATAAALVASGALLGAATLLWIGLGEGPGAPPVAVPAAPAIAVEPRPGVVTAEPHAPEPAHVSEPAPSTTPAAPPSSTPAASASPPRSRSPGETGRAKFREPGF encoded by the coding sequence GTGCCAGGCCAGCTTCTCGGCCGCTATGAGCTGCTGATCGCCATCGCGCAGGGCGGAATGGGGACGGTGTGGGCGGCCCGAGAGCGCGGCGGGGCGGAGGGCGACAAGATCGTGGCAGTCAAGACGATGCTGCCGGCGCTCTCCAGCGATCCGCGCTGCAAGCGCATGTTCCTCACGGAGTCGCGCATCGCGGCCCGGATCAAGCACCCCAATGTGTGCGCGATCCTGGATCAAGGTGAGCAGAGCGGGGTGCTCTACTTCGTCATGGAGTGGATCGACGGCGACGCGCTCGTGGCGCTGCTCGGCGGCAGCACCCGCAAGCAGGGCAGCCCGCTCCCCCTGCCCGTCGCGGTGAGGATCGCGATCGAGGCGGCGCGGGGGCTCCATGCGGCCCACGAGCTACGGGACGACGGCGGCGCGCTGATCGGGCTCGTTCACCGGGACGTCTCGCCGCACAACATCCTGATCACGCGGGACGGCTCGGTCAAAATCGCCGATTTCGGCGTGGCCAAGGCCATGGCGCAGGTGGACAACCCGACGACCAACACCGGGCACATGAAGGGCAAGATCCTCTTCATGGCGCCCGAGCAGGTCTATAGCGAGCAGCTGGACCGGCGGTCCGACGTCTTCGCGCTCGGGATCGTGCTCTATCAGCTGACGACGGGCACCCACCCGTTCGCCGCCAGCCACGACCTCGCGACGATGGCGCGCATCGCGCGGCCCGAGCCGGTCGATCCGCCGGGCCCCCTCGTCCCCGGGTACCCCGCCGCGCTCGAGGCGGCGGTGATGCGCGCGCTCGCCAAGGATCCGGCCGAGCGCTTCGCGACGATGGCCGAGCTCGCGGACGCGCTGGAGGCGGTGAGCGCCGCCCTCGGCAGCCGCCCCGGCGAGGTCACGGGGTACATCCGCAATGCGCTCGCCGCGCGCACCGCGCGTCGCGCGGCGCTGATCAAGGACGCGCTGCGCGCCGCGGAGGGCAGATCGCGGGGGCGCCCCCCCTCGCGCCTGGACCCGCGCCGCCGCGCCCGGACGATCGCCACCGCGGCGGCGCTCGTCGCCTCGGGCGCGCTGCTCGGGGCGGCGACGCTCCTGTGGATCGGCCTTGGGGAGGGCCCCGGCGCGCCGCCCGTGGCGGTGCCCGCGGCGCCGGCCATCGCGGTGGAGCCGCGCCCGGGGGTCGTCACCGCCGAGCCGCACGCCCCGGAGCCCGCGCACGTGTCAGAGCCGGCCCCGTCCACCACGCCCGCGGCGCCGCCGTCCTCCACCCCCGCCGCGAGCGCGAGCCCGCCTCGCTCCCGATCGCCTGGCGAGACCGGGCGCGCCAAGTTCCGCGAGCCCGGCTTCTAG
- a CDS encoding dipeptidyl-peptidase 3 family protein, with translation MLLSEKVKQFAPARLTADIGDLPEPEKRALAKLIEASRQLDPVFDRQAYAGNPELREELVADGTPEGRDRLAYFDIMRGPWDRQDHHRPFAIDEPHPPGAGFYPEDLSADELNAWIEQHPGDKEAFTSLFTLIRRDQGRLVAVPYSQAYAAWLGPAGALLEEAAALTASESLRRFLRSRAAAFRSDDYYASDKDWMDLDSRVEATIGPYETYEDELLGLKASFESFVTVSDPDASRKLSKYKELLPEMERNLPVPEDVKTARGGESPIQVVDLVFSAGDARKSVQTIAFNLPNDERVRAEKGAKKVLLRNVIETKFELIMRPIAERILDPAQLDHLSSDAFFNETLFHELSHSLGPAFTTVSGERVEVRIALGPTYSALEEAKADVMGAYNVLFMIQRGHFAADFREKLLISYFAGLFRSTRFGVAEAHGKGAALQINRFLEERAARFDPATRRFTVDAAELEAAITRLVRDLCMVQHRGDRQAAGELLARYGEVSEPMQQALGGLEGIPIDIRPIYPLAGE, from the coding sequence ATGTTGTTGTCCGAAAAGGTCAAGCAGTTCGCGCCGGCCAGGCTCACCGCGGACATCGGCGATCTGCCCGAGCCGGAGAAGAGAGCGCTCGCCAAGCTCATCGAGGCTTCGCGGCAGCTCGATCCCGTGTTCGATCGGCAGGCCTACGCCGGGAACCCGGAGCTCCGCGAGGAGCTCGTCGCGGACGGCACCCCGGAGGGGCGGGACAGGCTCGCCTACTTCGACATCATGCGCGGCCCATGGGACAGGCAGGATCACCACCGCCCCTTCGCCATCGACGAGCCCCATCCGCCCGGCGCCGGCTTCTACCCGGAAGATCTCTCGGCCGACGAGCTCAACGCGTGGATCGAGCAGCACCCGGGCGACAAGGAGGCCTTCACGAGCCTGTTCACGCTCATCCGCCGGGACCAGGGCCGGCTCGTCGCCGTGCCGTACAGCCAGGCTTATGCGGCGTGGCTCGGCCCCGCCGGCGCGCTCCTCGAGGAGGCCGCGGCGCTCACCGCGAGCGAGAGCCTGCGACGGTTCCTGAGGTCCCGGGCCGCCGCGTTCCGCTCCGACGACTACTATGCATCCGACAAGGACTGGATGGACCTCGACAGCCGCGTCGAGGCGACCATCGGCCCTTATGAGACCTACGAGGACGAGCTCCTCGGCCTCAAGGCCTCGTTCGAGTCGTTCGTCACGGTGAGCGACCCCGACGCCTCCCGGAAGCTCTCGAAGTACAAGGAGCTCCTCCCGGAGATGGAGCGCAACCTGCCTGTCCCCGAGGACGTGAAGACGGCGCGCGGCGGGGAGAGCCCCATCCAGGTCGTCGACCTCGTGTTCAGCGCTGGCGACGCCCGCAAATCGGTCCAGACGATCGCGTTCAACCTGCCGAACGACGAGCGCGTCCGCGCCGAGAAGGGGGCCAAGAAGGTCCTGCTCCGCAACGTCATCGAGACGAAGTTCGAGCTGATCATGCGCCCCATCGCCGAGCGCATCCTCGACCCGGCGCAGCTCGATCACCTGTCCTCCGACGCGTTCTTCAACGAGACGCTCTTCCACGAGCTCTCGCACAGCCTGGGCCCTGCGTTCACGACCGTGAGCGGGGAGCGGGTCGAGGTGCGGATCGCGCTCGGCCCGACGTACTCGGCGCTGGAGGAGGCCAAGGCCGACGTGATGGGCGCTTACAACGTCCTCTTCATGATCCAGCGAGGCCACTTCGCGGCCGATTTCAGGGAAAAGCTCCTCATCTCCTATTTCGCAGGGCTCTTCAGGAGCACCCGCTTCGGCGTGGCCGAGGCGCACGGCAAGGGGGCCGCGCTCCAGATCAACCGGTTCCTCGAGGAGCGCGCCGCCCGCTTCGACCCGGCGACACGACGCTTCACCGTCGACGCCGCGGAGCTCGAGGCCGCGATCACCCGCCTCGTCCGCGACCTCTGCATGGTGCAGCACCGCGGCGACAGGCAGGCCGCCGGCGAGCTCCTCGCCAGGTACGGAGAGGTCTCGGAGCCAATGCAGCAGGCGCTCGGCGGCCTCGAGGGGATCCCGATCGACATCCGGCCGATCTACCCGCTCGCCGGCGAGTGA
- a CDS encoding lysophospholipid acyltransferase family protein: MTLLVSDSIAQRVQRLEIPFNSFGVDPYGISQKHLGLFFSLLDFFYHHYFSVGVTGLENVPARGRAMLVGNHCGGVAIDGAMVVASMFFEMDPPRLAEGMAEKFINRLPFTSLWSSRTGQFTGLPEHASRLLEDERLLMVFPEGARGTAKLYSERNSLVHFGSGFVRLAMKTRTPVIPFGFVGGGEAVPTIANSYTIGRLLGVPYIPITPYLIPAPLPVQLEITYGEPMTFAGTGAEEDEVILGHVEQVKARIAELIEAGRKRRRGKLSLDWRGATPPRPASSKEHA; encoded by the coding sequence TTGACACTGCTCGTCAGCGACTCGATTGCCCAGCGCGTCCAGCGGCTGGAGATCCCTTTCAACAGCTTCGGGGTCGATCCTTACGGCATCTCCCAGAAGCACCTGGGTCTCTTCTTCTCCCTCCTGGACTTCTTCTATCATCACTACTTCTCAGTGGGCGTCACGGGCCTGGAGAACGTCCCCGCGCGCGGTCGGGCGATGCTCGTCGGCAATCACTGCGGGGGAGTCGCCATCGACGGGGCGATGGTGGTCGCGTCGATGTTCTTCGAGATGGATCCGCCGCGCCTGGCCGAGGGGATGGCGGAGAAATTCATCAATCGCCTCCCCTTCACCTCGCTCTGGTCGAGCCGCACAGGGCAGTTCACCGGCCTCCCCGAGCACGCGAGCCGCCTCCTCGAGGACGAGCGGCTGCTCATGGTGTTCCCCGAGGGGGCGCGCGGCACCGCCAAGCTCTACAGCGAGCGCAACTCGCTCGTGCACTTCGGGTCCGGGTTCGTCCGGCTCGCGATGAAGACGAGGACGCCCGTCATCCCCTTCGGCTTCGTCGGCGGCGGCGAGGCGGTGCCGACCATCGCCAACTCGTACACGATCGGCCGGCTGCTGGGGGTGCCGTACATCCCCATCACCCCGTACCTCATCCCGGCGCCGCTGCCGGTCCAGCTGGAGATCACCTACGGCGAGCCGATGACGTTCGCCGGGACCGGCGCCGAGGAAGACGAGGTGATCCTGGGCCACGTCGAGCAGGTGAAGGCGAGGATCGCCGAGCTCATCGAGGCCGGACGAAAGCGGCGCCGCGGGAAGCTTTCGCTGGACTGGCGCGGCGCCACGCCGCCCAGGCCCGCCTCATCGAAGGAGCACGCATGA
- a CDS encoding vWA domain-containing protein, with amino-acid sequence MNFAAPWFLLGTAFAALIGLLLILGGFGVARAIKRFGDEDRVKALTTADPAKRRAWKGVLLVLATALAFVAAARPQYGKGTRLVPATNVDVVIVLDYSKSMYARDVEPSRIFRAKVEVARLIKDLEGARFGAVAFAGEPMGFPLTADGAAIAQFFRQLDPNDMPIGGTAIARALDQANELLRRDPKSAEHKRIILLVTDGEDLEGYPLSVAQAIGAQGTTIHVVQIGGRTPEPIPEIGQDGRIVGWRTDRQGKPLTTELSLSGEQQLASIAQATPGGQIIRAEKGTTGIETIAAELRRQMKSELSERVETVYADVYFYPLGLAILLLIAEVFLKDAPRRRFVATHPEAAPKRAGLLKGRPLGADLAAGAGPTPRGNAGGQHAAS; translated from the coding sequence GTGAACTTTGCGGCTCCCTGGTTCCTGCTCGGGACGGCGTTCGCCGCGCTGATCGGCCTCCTGCTCATCCTCGGCGGCTTCGGCGTGGCGCGCGCCATCAAGCGCTTCGGCGACGAAGATCGCGTGAAGGCGCTCACCACCGCCGATCCGGCGAAGCGCCGCGCCTGGAAGGGCGTGCTGCTCGTGCTCGCGACGGCGCTCGCGTTCGTGGCCGCGGCGCGCCCCCAGTACGGCAAAGGCACGCGGCTCGTGCCGGCGACCAACGTCGACGTGGTGATCGTGCTCGACTACTCGAAGAGCATGTACGCGCGCGACGTCGAGCCGTCCCGCATCTTCCGGGCGAAGGTCGAGGTCGCCCGCCTCATCAAGGATCTCGAGGGCGCGCGCTTCGGCGCGGTCGCGTTCGCCGGCGAGCCGATGGGCTTCCCGCTGACCGCCGACGGCGCGGCGATCGCGCAGTTCTTCCGCCAGCTCGACCCGAACGACATGCCGATCGGCGGCACGGCGATCGCGCGCGCGCTCGACCAGGCGAACGAGCTCCTGAGGCGCGATCCGAAGTCCGCCGAGCACAAGCGGATCATCCTGCTCGTCACGGACGGCGAGGACCTCGAGGGCTACCCGCTGAGCGTCGCGCAGGCGATCGGCGCCCAGGGCACGACGATCCACGTCGTTCAGATCGGCGGGCGCACGCCGGAGCCGATCCCGGAGATCGGCCAGGACGGCCGCATCGTTGGGTGGCGGACGGATCGCCAGGGCAAGCCGCTCACGACCGAGCTGTCGCTGTCGGGCGAGCAGCAGCTCGCGTCGATCGCGCAGGCGACGCCGGGCGGGCAGATCATCCGCGCGGAGAAGGGGACCACGGGCATCGAGACGATCGCCGCGGAGCTCAGGCGGCAGATGAAGAGCGAGCTCTCGGAGCGGGTCGAGACGGTCTACGCGGACGTCTACTTCTACCCGCTCGGCCTCGCGATCCTGCTCCTCATCGCCGAGGTGTTCCTCAAGGACGCTCCGCGCCGTCGCTTCGTGGCGACACACCCCGAGGCCGCGCCGAAGCGCGCCGGACTGCTGAAGGGGCGCCCGCTCGGCGCGGACCTCGCGGCGGGAGCGGGGCCGACGCCTCGGGGCAACGCGGGAGGGCAGCATGCCGCGTCGTGA
- a CDS encoding AAA family ATPase, producing the protein MHDVRALNELVAKESAFIDTLLSEVGKVIVGQTYMIERILIGLLTGGHVLLEGVPGLAKTLTVRTLCDAIHAKFSRIQFTPDLLPADLIGTVIYNHQKGDFTSKLGPIFANLVLADEINRAPAKVQSALLEAMQERQVTIGDTTYPLPSPFVVMATQNPIEQEGTYRLPEAQVDRFMLMVKVGYPARAEERQIIDRTTSAIEGKAAKVTTPEELVSARKVVRDVYMDDRVKDYIVDVVFATREPGQKGMRELSSLIEYGASPRASIALALAARAHAFLRHRGYVTPEDVKAIGPDVLRHRVVLTYEAEAEEVTSEQIVRRVFEVVEVP; encoded by the coding sequence ATGCACGACGTACGCGCCCTGAACGAGCTGGTCGCCAAAGAGAGCGCCTTCATCGACACCCTGCTGAGCGAGGTCGGCAAGGTCATCGTCGGTCAGACGTACATGATCGAGCGCATCCTCATCGGGCTGCTCACCGGGGGACACGTCCTCCTCGAGGGCGTCCCGGGCCTCGCCAAGACGCTCACGGTGCGGACGCTCTGCGACGCCATCCACGCGAAGTTCTCGCGGATCCAGTTCACGCCGGATCTGCTGCCCGCCGACCTCATCGGCACCGTCATCTACAACCACCAGAAGGGCGACTTCACCTCCAAGCTGGGCCCGATCTTCGCGAACCTCGTGCTCGCCGACGAGATCAACCGCGCCCCCGCGAAGGTGCAGAGCGCGCTCCTCGAGGCGATGCAGGAGCGGCAGGTCACGATCGGCGACACGACCTACCCGCTGCCGAGCCCGTTCGTGGTCATGGCGACCCAGAACCCGATCGAGCAGGAGGGGACCTACCGCCTCCCCGAGGCGCAGGTCGACAGGTTCATGCTCATGGTCAAGGTCGGGTACCCCGCGCGGGCCGAAGAGCGGCAGATCATCGACCGCACGACGTCCGCGATCGAGGGCAAGGCCGCGAAGGTGACGACCCCCGAGGAGCTCGTGTCCGCGCGCAAGGTCGTGCGCGACGTGTACATGGATGATCGCGTGAAGGACTACATCGTGGACGTGGTCTTCGCGACGCGCGAGCCCGGGCAGAAGGGGATGCGGGAGCTGAGCAGCCTCATCGAGTACGGGGCGAGCCCGCGCGCCTCGATCGCGCTGGCGCTCGCGGCGCGCGCGCACGCCTTCCTGCGCCACCGGGGCTACGTCACGCCGGAGGACGTGAAGGCGATCGGCCCCGACGTGCTCCGGCACCGGGTCGTCCTGACCTACGAGGCGGAGGCCGAGGAGGTCACGTCCGAGCAGATCGTCCGGCGCGTGTTCGAGGTGGTCGAGGTGCCGTGA
- a CDS encoding VWA domain-containing protein, whose product MSRTKRASLALIATLVVAAVACVYPYLARREAWSSASWQNPWFLLALIAVPVVWYWGIFAEDARRPRLRLGTVAPLARGPRGLRSHLRDLPGVLRAVALALLVLAMGRPVSVLREQRSDDKGIDIVVALDLSGSMRAILDARPSDLPGQPKLPRGKRLTRLDTAKLVLQDFISRRRTDRLGVVVFGKAAYVLSPPTLDYHLLTQMVSQMTLNVIDGSATAIGDALGTAVARLRRSDAQSKVVILLTDGDSNAGAISPEYATHLATSLGAKVYTIQIGTDDEVEVEDGIDLFGQPRYVRHRFPVNPALLQEIAQKTGGASYVATDAKGLAASMHDVLDRLEKTRFEASSAAYEDLFPFLLLPGVFLIGLDALLRAWLLRRFP is encoded by the coding sequence TTGAGCCGCACGAAGCGCGCATCGCTCGCCCTCATCGCGACGCTCGTCGTCGCCGCGGTCGCCTGCGTGTACCCCTACCTCGCGCGCCGCGAGGCCTGGTCCTCGGCGAGCTGGCAGAACCCCTGGTTCTTGCTCGCGCTCATCGCGGTGCCCGTCGTCTGGTACTGGGGCATCTTCGCGGAGGACGCGCGCAGGCCGCGGCTACGGCTCGGCACGGTCGCGCCGCTCGCGCGCGGGCCGCGCGGCCTGCGCAGCCACCTGCGCGACCTGCCGGGCGTGCTGCGCGCCGTGGCGCTCGCGCTGCTCGTCCTCGCGATGGGGCGGCCGGTCAGCGTGCTCCGCGAGCAGCGCTCGGACGACAAGGGCATCGACATCGTCGTGGCGCTCGACCTGTCGGGCTCGATGCGCGCGATCCTCGACGCGCGGCCGAGCGACCTCCCCGGCCAGCCGAAGCTGCCGCGCGGCAAGCGGCTGACCCGGCTCGACACGGCCAAGCTCGTCCTCCAGGACTTCATCAGCCGCAGGAGGACCGATCGCCTCGGCGTCGTCGTCTTCGGCAAGGCCGCCTACGTGCTGTCGCCGCCGACGCTCGACTACCACCTGCTGACGCAGATGGTCTCGCAGATGACGCTCAACGTGATCGACGGCAGCGCGACGGCGATCGGCGACGCGCTCGGCACCGCGGTCGCGCGCCTGCGCAGGAGCGACGCGCAGTCGAAGGTCGTCATCCTCCTGACCGACGGCGACTCGAACGCCGGGGCCATCTCCCCCGAGTACGCGACCCACCTCGCGACCTCGCTCGGCGCGAAGGTCTACACGATCCAGATCGGCACCGACGACGAGGTCGAGGTCGAGGACGGCATCGATCTCTTCGGGCAGCCGCGCTACGTGCGCCACCGCTTCCCGGTGAACCCCGCGCTGCTCCAGGAGATCGCGCAGAAGACCGGCGGCGCGTCGTACGTGGCGACCGACGCGAAGGGGCTCGCGGCCAGCATGCACGACGTGCTCGACCGGCTGGAGAAGACCCGCTTCGAGGCGTCGAGCGCCGCGTACGAGGATCTCTTCCCGTTCCTGCTCCTGCCCGGGGTGTTCCTGATCGGGCTCGACGCGCTCCTGCGCGCCTGGCTGCTCCGGAGGTTCCCGTGA
- a CDS encoding tetratricopeptide repeat protein: MPRRDRKRVDLAGFFARRGRWIAIGLAAACLTGAAFSAATGCSGWDPTSPFERNAPAVDQAIRDLDAGNLESAAQALESYLGTGACSDAGIGLPDSVRQKPNGSFDLGLTLFHLAERYGHRFGDEGLADGGPEQEQSDALRGIEIDCALVLVKAIGADPSVPADLRARARYLSGNLEFLRRKYEDAVTYYDQALAIIPGVLEEAGGDGVGRDAAWNRAIALRRIEDQKDAAPPDAEPDAPPDAEPDAPPDAEPDAGDDGGDQDAGNDGGEPDAGDDGGGQDAGNDGGDQDQSPDAGPQDQAPDAGSPEQPEPPREQPQEPPQTGRQDDRILDQLEEAPTYQEQEAKNKAGMRRGRGMEDK; the protein is encoded by the coding sequence ATGCCGCGTCGTGATCGCAAGCGCGTGGATCTCGCCGGGTTCTTCGCGCGCCGGGGGCGCTGGATCGCGATCGGGCTCGCCGCCGCGTGCCTCACCGGGGCCGCGTTCTCGGCGGCGACCGGGTGCAGCGGGTGGGATCCGACGTCCCCGTTCGAGCGGAACGCGCCGGCGGTCGACCAGGCGATCCGCGATCTCGACGCGGGCAACCTCGAGTCTGCCGCGCAGGCCCTCGAGAGCTACCTGGGGACGGGCGCGTGCAGCGACGCCGGCATCGGGCTGCCGGACTCCGTTCGCCAGAAGCCGAACGGCTCGTTCGATCTCGGGCTGACGCTGTTCCACCTGGCCGAGCGCTACGGTCATCGGTTCGGTGACGAGGGGCTCGCGGACGGCGGGCCGGAGCAGGAGCAGAGCGACGCGCTGCGCGGGATCGAGATCGACTGCGCGCTGGTCCTCGTGAAGGCGATCGGGGCCGATCCGAGCGTGCCGGCCGACCTGCGCGCGCGGGCCCGCTACCTCTCGGGCAACCTCGAGTTCTTGCGGCGCAAGTACGAGGATGCGGTGACGTATTACGACCAGGCGCTGGCCATCATCCCCGGGGTCCTCGAGGAGGCCGGTGGCGACGGCGTCGGCCGGGACGCGGCCTGGAACCGGGCGATCGCGCTGCGGCGCATCGAGGACCAGAAGGACGCCGCGCCGCCGGACGCCGAGCCCGATGCGCCGCCGGACGCCGAGCCCGATGCGCCGCCGGACGCCGAGCCCGACGCGGGCGACGACGGCGGCGACCAGGACGCGGGCAACGACGGCGGCGAGCCTGACGCGGGCGACGACGGCGGCGGCCAGGACGCGGGCAACGACGGCGGCGACCAGGATCAGAGCCCCGACGCTGGCCCGCAGGATCAGGCGCCCGACGCCGGCTCACCCGAGCAACCCGAGCCGCCGCGCGAGCAGCCCCAGGAGCCGCCGCAGACCGGTCGGCAGGACGATCGCATCCTCGACCAGCTCGAGGAGGCGCCGACGTATCAGGAGCAGGAGGCGAAGAACAAGGCCGGTATGCGGCGCGGCCGCGGCATGGAGGACAAGTGA
- a CDS encoding SDR family oxidoreductase has protein sequence MRVLIPGITGQLGRMVATRLLEEGHEVIGIDRRPWPTAPAGIEMHNVDLQKRAAEDVFRKARPQAVIHMATVTHLVEQTEERYRINLGGTRVVFDNSRACGVEHVIFVGRHTYYGAGPESPLYHTEEDPPMAVSTFPELADLVAADLYACTALWRAPELCTTVLRMCYTLGPTGHGTLASFLRGPHVPYVLGFDPLFQFMHEQDVVTAICLALEKRIRGVYNVSGPQPVPLSLIIRAAGRVAVPLPEFVLRNALGRFGLPKLPRAALTHIKYPVVVDGAAFRAATGFKHAIDEAQAIREYRDAHPVPASRS, from the coding sequence ATGAGGGTCCTCATTCCAGGGATCACCGGCCAGCTTGGCCGCATGGTCGCGACGCGCCTCCTCGAGGAGGGGCACGAGGTGATCGGCATCGACCGGCGGCCGTGGCCGACCGCCCCGGCCGGCATCGAGATGCACAACGTGGATCTGCAGAAGCGCGCCGCCGAGGACGTGTTCCGCAAGGCCCGGCCCCAGGCCGTCATCCACATGGCGACCGTGACGCACCTCGTGGAGCAGACGGAGGAGCGGTATCGGATCAACCTCGGAGGCACGCGCGTCGTCTTCGACAACAGCCGCGCCTGCGGGGTCGAGCACGTGATCTTCGTCGGCCGACACACCTACTACGGCGCCGGCCCCGAGTCGCCGCTCTACCACACGGAGGAGGATCCTCCGATGGCGGTGTCCACCTTCCCCGAGCTCGCCGACCTCGTCGCGGCCGATCTCTACGCCTGCACGGCGCTCTGGCGCGCTCCGGAGCTCTGCACGACCGTTCTCCGCATGTGCTACACGCTCGGCCCGACAGGCCACGGCACGCTGGCGAGCTTCCTCCGCGGCCCCCACGTCCCGTACGTGCTCGGGTTCGACCCGCTGTTCCAGTTCATGCACGAGCAGGACGTCGTCACCGCCATCTGCCTCGCCCTCGAGAAGCGCATCCGCGGCGTCTACAACGTCTCTGGCCCGCAGCCTGTGCCCCTGTCGCTCATCATCCGGGCGGCGGGCCGGGTGGCGGTGCCCCTCCCCGAGTTCGTCCTGCGCAACGCGCTCGGCCGCTTCGGCCTGCCGAAGCTCCCGCGCGCGGCGCTGACCCACATCAAGTACCCCGTCGTCGTGGACGGGGCCGCGTTCCGCGCCGCGACCGGGTTCAAGCACGCCATCGACGAAGCCCAGGCCATCCGCGAGTACCGCGACGCCCACCCGGTCCCAGCGAGCCGCTCCTGA
- a CDS encoding GNAT family N-acetyltransferase — translation MTALVIRRAAPTDAALIAANNRAMALETEGKVLDAATTLRGAAALIVDEAKGFYLVAEHASEMAGQLMITYEWSDWRNGTFWWIQSVYVTPAQRRNGVFRALYRRVHEMAADAGDVCGIRLYVETANARAQSTYVALGMRRSHYELYELDLTLGSS, via the coding sequence GTGACAGCGCTCGTGATCCGCCGGGCGGCGCCCACCGACGCCGCGCTGATCGCGGCGAACAACCGGGCCATGGCGCTCGAGACGGAGGGCAAGGTGCTGGATGCCGCCACCACCCTCCGCGGCGCCGCCGCGCTGATCGTGGATGAGGCCAAAGGGTTCTATCTGGTGGCTGAGCACGCGTCCGAGATGGCCGGGCAGCTGATGATAACCTATGAATGGAGTGACTGGAGAAACGGTACTTTCTGGTGGATCCAGTCCGTCTATGTGACCCCCGCGCAGCGGCGCAACGGGGTCTTCCGGGCGCTGTATCGGCGAGTCCACGAGATGGCAGCGGACGCGGGGGACGTATGCGGCATTCGCCTGTACGTGGAGACCGCGAACGCGCGAGCGCAGTCGACGTATGTCGCGCTCGGAATGCGGCGTTCGCACTACGAGCTCTACGAGCTCGATTTGACCTTGGGCTCGTCCTGA
- a CDS encoding DUF58 domain-containing protein, translating to MIKASGSKNPLPPELLKQLRRIEIRTQRLANEQLSGTYSSVFKGQGLSFREVRAYLPGDDVRWIDWNVSARMSEPFVKVFVEEREMTVMLVVDASQSEQFGTRRASKARVAAEIAALCSFSAIKNNDRVGLVLATEAIEKLVPPKKGDKHVMRVIREILGHEPKYTGTNLKLALETLVKVAKRRSVAFVISDFFASGFERSLSLASAKHDVIPVMLVDPRDEELPDVGLATFEDFETGEEVVVDTGDRAVRDHYRAAMRKVRSDRDKLFKKLALDAVVVKTGESFVSPLRDLFAKRARRLRR from the coding sequence GTGATCAAGGCCTCCGGCTCGAAGAACCCGCTGCCGCCCGAGCTCCTGAAGCAGCTCCGGCGCATCGAGATCCGGACGCAACGGCTCGCCAACGAGCAGCTCTCCGGGACGTACTCGTCCGTCTTCAAGGGGCAAGGGCTCTCGTTCCGCGAGGTGCGCGCGTACCTGCCCGGCGACGACGTGCGCTGGATCGACTGGAACGTCTCGGCCCGCATGAGCGAGCCGTTCGTGAAGGTGTTCGTCGAGGAGCGGGAGATGACCGTCATGCTGGTCGTCGACGCCTCGCAGAGCGAGCAGTTCGGCACGCGGCGCGCGTCGAAGGCGCGCGTCGCCGCCGAGATCGCCGCGCTCTGCTCCTTCAGCGCCATCAAGAACAACGACCGCGTGGGCCTCGTGCTCGCGACCGAGGCCATCGAGAAGCTCGTCCCGCCGAAGAAGGGGGACAAGCACGTGATGCGCGTCATCCGGGAGATCCTCGGGCACGAGCCGAAGTACACGGGGACGAACCTGAAGCTCGCGCTCGAGACCCTGGTGAAGGTGGCCAAGCGGAGGAGCGTGGCCTTCGTGATCAGCGATTTCTTCGCCTCCGGCTTCGAGCGCTCGCTCTCGCTCGCGAGCGCCAAGCACGACGTGATCCCGGTGATGCTGGTCGACCCGCGCGACGAAGAGCTGCCCGACGTGGGGCTCGCGACGTTCGAGGACTTCGAGACCGGGGAAGAGGTCGTAGTGGACACCGGCGATCGGGCGGTGCGCGACCACTACCGCGCCGCCATGCGCAAGGTGCGGAGCGACCGCGACAAGCTGTTCAAGAAGCTCGCGCTCGACGCCGTGGTGGTGAAGACCGGCGAGAGCTTCGTGAGCCCGCTGCGCGACCTGTTCGCCAAGCGGGCGCGGAGGCTCAGGCGATGA